The Medicago truncatula cultivar Jemalong A17 chromosome 4, MtrunA17r5.0-ANR, whole genome shotgun sequence genome includes a region encoding these proteins:
- the LOC25480098 gene encoding transcription repressor MYB6 — MVRAPFYDKNGVKKGAWSRDEDTRLSDYIQKHGHSNWRQLPKLAGLLRCGKSCRLRWLNYLKPNLKHGNYTSEEEEIIIKLHYQLGNKWSLIAEKLPGRTDHEIKNYWHSYLKTCSKSKNYKETISELKSKPCDTVEENDTQHFVPPENPISDEGKGFHYILESSTITISRETSVEDNSSPASINCPVMEEDNVAPWLVFESFSGDFWTDPCTLDDTSTTNEISSEDIDFLIQNFYDGSYMF, encoded by the exons ATGGTAAGAGCACCTTTCTATGACAAAAATGGTGTTAAGAAAGGTGCATGGAGTAGAGATGAGGATACAAGGTTAAGTGATTATATTCAGAAACATGGTCATTCAAATTGGCGTCAACTCCCCAAGCTTGCAG GTTTATTAAGGTGTGGAAAAAGTTGCAGACTTCGTTGGTTGAATTACTTAAAGCCAAATCTAAAACATGGGAACTACACAagcgaagaagaagaaattatcatcaaattacACTACCAACTTGGAAATAA ATGGTCCTTGATTGCTGAAAAACTGCCTGGAAGAACGGACCACGAGATAAAGAACTATTGGCATAGCTACCTAAAAACATGTTCAAAGAGCAAAAACTATAAGGAAACAATTTCTGAGTTGAAATCTAAACCATGTGATACTGTTGAAGAAAATGACACACAACATTTTGTACCACCTGAAAACCCTATCTCTGATGAAGGTAAAGGCTTCCattatattttagaaagttCAACAATAACCATATCCAGAGAAACATCAGTGGAAGATAACTCTTCACCTGCCTCCATCAACTGCCCTGTAATGGAAGAAGACAATGTTGCTCCATGGTTAGTGTTTGAATCATTTAGTGGAGATTTTTGGACTGATCCATGCACCCTAGATGATACATCCACCACTAATGAGATATCAAGTGAAGACATAGACTTCTTGATTCAAAACTTCTATGATGGTTCATATATGTTCTAG